From a region of the Thermosipho melanesiensis BI429 genome:
- a CDS encoding ABC transporter permease produces MRFTIFQAFLSSFFTLLLGLPGAYIIARTKTNKFFNSIFRILSSIPFILPGVTMSIGFLMAFGKNGLITRLLNLFGFRERILYTFTAIILGHVFYNFPLYIRIVGETWEKIDSSLIEAAKMDGAKNLKIFFTIELPLLTSSIIKAFLLTYVYTFTSFSVALILGGIKYSTIEVAIYMYTKILFDFKSAFALSIFQIFFISIVSYILTFEKEVFQTGKSLKDKFPIWGYFYLFIAIIFVFIPLFYSLISGFIEYGGKLGFENFKRLITLDLRRYVGTNLSSMIIYTAFFAITSSVISVLISIASSSKNKLQYIMFLPAAISPVTLAFSYISLNINQFISIPIIHSFITLPIVYGIISSGWKAINKYSIEAALLDGANTFELVFKIKIPQVKYHILTAFFYALTLSIGEMSATITISQPPISTLSISIYRLLSSRRIPEARALNTLYSLIVILLFSLVEYLRNRKVNN; encoded by the coding sequence GTGAGGTTTACTATCTTTCAGGCATTTTTATCATCCTTTTTTACTCTTCTACTTGGACTTCCTGGAGCATATATTATTGCTAGAACAAAAACCAACAAATTTTTTAATTCTATATTTAGAATACTTTCTTCAATACCATTTATACTCCCTGGTGTTACAATGAGTATAGGTTTTCTCATGGCATTTGGAAAAAACGGACTAATAACGCGCCTTTTAAATCTGTTTGGTTTTAGAGAAAGGATATTGTATACTTTTACAGCAATTATATTAGGTCATGTATTTTATAATTTTCCTCTCTACATTAGAATTGTTGGAGAAACTTGGGAAAAAATTGATTCAAGTTTAATTGAAGCTGCTAAAATGGATGGTGCAAAAAATTTGAAAATATTTTTCACTATTGAACTTCCATTACTAACATCTTCAATAATAAAAGCTTTTCTTTTAACATATGTATACACATTTACCAGTTTTTCAGTTGCCCTAATACTTGGCGGAATAAAATATTCTACAATAGAAGTTGCCATATATATGTACACAAAAATACTTTTTGATTTTAAAAGTGCATTTGCACTCTCTATATTCCAAATATTTTTCATTTCAATTGTTTCTTATATTTTAACCTTTGAGAAAGAAGTATTTCAAACCGGGAAATCATTAAAAGATAAATTTCCCATATGGGGTTATTTCTATCTCTTTATTGCTATAATTTTTGTTTTCATTCCACTATTTTATTCATTAATTTCAGGATTTATAGAATACGGTGGGAAATTAGGCTTTGAAAATTTCAAAAGATTAATTACACTTGATTTGAGAAGATATGTAGGTACAAATCTTTCTTCAATGATAATATATACAGCCTTCTTTGCCATAACTTCATCTGTAATTTCCGTTCTAATTTCTATAGCCAGTTCTTCAAAAAACAAACTTCAATATATAATGTTTCTACCTGCTGCAATTTCCCCAGTTACACTGGCTTTTTCTTACATATCCCTAAATATAAATCAATTTATTTCCATTCCCATTATACATTCATTCATAACCCTTCCTATAGTATACGGAATTATTTCAAGCGGTTGGAAAGCCATAAACAAATATTCTATTGAGGCTGCATTACTTGATGGTGCAAACACCTTTGAATTAGTATTTAAAATAAAAATCCCACAAGTAAAATATCACATATTAACTGCCTTTTTTTATGCATTAACACTTTCAATTGGAGAAATGTCCGCAACAATAACAATAAGCCAACCTCCGATTTCAACACTTTCAATATCAATATATAGACTTTTAAGTTCAAGAAGGATACCAGAAGCAAGAGCTCTAAATACATTATATTCCCTAATTGTTATTCTATTGTTCTCATTAGTAGAATATCTTAGAAATAGAAAAGTAAATAACTAA
- a CDS encoding VIT1/CCC1 transporter family protein — translation MDKKLLKILRSFQKNEITEYYVYKLLAKITRGSNRKILQEIAGDELKHYSILKNYSNKDVKPKYLKIIWHLILFFIFGITFSLNAMEKGEEKAQEKYKVLKDEITEIEKIILDENIHEKKLLSLIDEEKVKYISSMVLGLNDALVELTGTLAGLTFAFQNSKLVALSGLITGIAASFSMSASEYLSQRADENAQNPIKSAVYTGIAYIFTVFLLVLPYLVLSNPFFALIFLLFIALIIIVFFSYFVSVVQDKSFKMYFLEMFLISFGVMGVSFVIGIIAKKLFNIEIL, via the coding sequence ATGGATAAAAAATTGTTGAAAATTTTGAGGAGTTTTCAAAAAAACGAGATAACAGAATACTATGTTTATAAATTATTAGCTAAAATTACAAGAGGAAGTAACAGGAAAATTTTACAAGAGATAGCAGGTGATGAACTTAAACATTATAGCATTTTGAAAAATTATTCAAATAAAGATGTAAAACCAAAGTACTTAAAAATTATCTGGCATTTGATACTATTTTTTATATTTGGGATTACATTTTCGTTAAACGCAATGGAAAAGGGTGAAGAAAAAGCACAAGAAAAATATAAAGTTTTGAAAGATGAAATTACTGAAATTGAAAAAATTATTTTGGATGAAAATATTCATGAAAAAAAGTTGTTGAGTTTAATTGATGAGGAAAAGGTAAAATACATAAGTTCAATGGTATTAGGTTTAAATGATGCATTGGTTGAGCTTACGGGTACGCTTGCTGGCTTAACTTTTGCTTTTCAAAATTCAAAATTGGTTGCATTGTCTGGTTTAATCACCGGAATTGCGGCATCTTTTTCTATGTCTGCATCAGAATATCTATCTCAAAGAGCTGACGAAAATGCACAAAATCCCATAAAATCTGCAGTATATACGGGAATTGCGTATATTTTTACGGTATTTTTACTTGTTTTACCTTACTTAGTTCTATCCAATCCATTTTTTGCTTTGATTTTCTTACTTTTTATTGCTTTAATAATAATTGTGTTTTTTTCGTATTTTGTTTCAGTTGTTCAAGATAAAAGTTTTAAAATGTATTTTCTGGAAATGTTTTTGATCAGTTTTGGAGTAATGGGTGTTTCGTTTGTTATAGGTATTATAGCAAAAAAATTATTTAACATAGAAATTCTTTAG
- a CDS encoding N-glycosylase/DNA lyase, whose product MIQEIRSIKDKAKEMVEERWNEFVELGRNGSEIDLFSELSFCVLTANWSAKGGIIAQKEIGEGFFTSDLKELENALRKVGHRFPVARARYIFENRWIVGKIRKILSLPIKDAREYLVKNVKGIGWKEASHFLRNVGICNISILDKHVLRLLYKYGYIEDVPKGWSKKKYLEIEKIFIDIAEKFEECPGKFDLYLWYYLKGKVEK is encoded by the coding sequence AAGACAAAGCTAAAGAAATGGTTGAAGAAAGATGGAATGAGTTTGTGGAACTTGGTAGAAATGGTTCAGAAATTGATTTATTTTCAGAACTATCATTTTGTGTTTTAACTGCTAATTGGTCGGCAAAAGGTGGTATAATAGCACAAAAAGAAATTGGAGAAGGTTTTTTTACATCTGATTTAAAAGAACTTGAAAATGCTTTAAGGAAAGTAGGTCATAGGTTTCCAGTAGCGAGAGCTAGGTATATTTTTGAAAATAGATGGATAGTTGGTAAAATTAGAAAGATTTTATCTCTTCCAATTAAAGATGCTAGAGAGTATTTGGTGAAAAATGTTAAGGGAATTGGATGGAAAGAGGCATCTCATTTTTTAAGAAATGTTGGAATTTGTAATATTTCAATACTTGATAAGCATGTTTTAAGGTTATTGTACAAATATGGGTATATTGAGGATGTTCCAAAGGGTTGGAGTAAGAAAAAATATCTTGAGATTGAAAAAATTTTTATAGATATTGCTGAAAAGTTTGAAGAGTGTCCTGGAAAATTTGATTTGTATTTGTGGTATTATTTAAAGGGGAAAGTGGAAAAATAG
- a CDS encoding Rossmann-like domain-containing protein: MRISEKLYKKALEYIDNEIYLEDYIIGYGLTSAVLSDNSCGVSYTLREDTLGKCEEFFKCTSSSGNPTSKINVGMKVNEILKIGLFSSDPFTRSVGYATLNAILQNNMKNYEKGDIIEFLEVSFEDIVGIVGKIDPLIEYLKPIVWDVLVFDRNRNGSEEILPDWSIIELLPKCSVVIITGAAVINGTIDWILKYVNTDRIAIVGPSTPLVKDIFPVKILAGVKILDSKKLFKLIAHGAGTKKIVAEKVVEKIVLKEG, encoded by the coding sequence ATGAGAATATCTGAAAAGTTATACAAAAAAGCACTTGAATATATTGATAATGAAATTTATTTAGAAGATTATATTATTGGGTATGGTTTAACTTCAGCAGTTTTAAGTGATAATAGTTGTGGAGTAAGTTATACACTTAGAGAAGATACTTTGGGAAAATGTGAGGAGTTTTTTAAATGTACTTCAAGTTCAGGAAATCCAACAAGTAAAATTAATGTGGGTATGAAAGTTAATGAAATTTTGAAAATTGGCTTATTTTCTTCTGATCCTTTTACACGTTCAGTTGGATATGCAACACTTAATGCTATTTTACAGAACAATATGAAAAATTATGAAAAAGGAGATATAATAGAATTTTTGGAGGTTTCTTTTGAAGATATTGTTGGGATTGTTGGGAAAATAGATCCTTTAATAGAGTATTTAAAACCAATTGTATGGGATGTTTTGGTTTTTGATAGAAATAGAAATGGGAGTGAAGAAATATTACCTGATTGGTCTATAATTGAGCTTTTACCCAAATGCTCTGTGGTAATAATAACTGGAGCAGCTGTTATTAATGGAACTATTGATTGGATTTTGAAGTACGTAAATACAGATAGAATAGCAATTGTTGGGCCTTCAACTCCACTTGTAAAAGATATTTTCCCAGTTAAAATACTTGCAGGGGTGAAAATTTTGGATTCAAAAAAGCTATTTAAGTTAATAGCTCATGGTGCAGGTACTAAGAAAATAGTTGCAGAAAAAGTTGTTGAAAAGATTGTTCTAAAGGAGGGATAA